One part of the Thermanaeromonas sp. C210 genome encodes these proteins:
- a CDS encoding segregation and condensation protein A — protein sequence MAYWVELDVFQGPLDLLLYLLKEQEIEVRDIPVAEVTARYWEFLRHLGETDAEAMEEFLLLGAELLALKARLLLNLPSEGAAGEEEPDEEASRPEEELARRMEEYRPFKKAAEVLALLAGRASLSYGRPLEAEAVVAALARVDPLEGVTLVHLQRAYRGVLLRLEEDREARERVHTVKRLSITLRGQQRIILRCLYQVKGKLTFRSLLRPQPSRLEVATTLVALLELVRRGRVYLYQPQAFAEIEVWRKE from the coding sequence GTGGCCTACTGGGTAGAGTTGGACGTCTTCCAGGGACCCCTGGACCTGCTCCTATACCTCCTTAAGGAGCAGGAGATAGAGGTGAGGGATATACCTGTGGCGGAGGTAACGGCCCGCTATTGGGAATTCCTGCGCCACCTGGGTGAAACAGATGCGGAGGCCATGGAAGAATTCCTGCTCCTGGGAGCCGAGCTTTTAGCCTTGAAGGCCAGGCTTCTTCTTAACCTTCCTTCTGAAGGGGCTGCCGGAGAAGAGGAACCAGACGAAGAAGCGTCCCGGCCGGAAGAGGAACTGGCCAGGCGCATGGAAGAATACCGCCCTTTCAAAAAAGCAGCCGAAGTTCTGGCCCTCTTGGCGGGTAGGGCTTCCCTGAGCTACGGCCGCCCCCTGGAGGCTGAGGCGGTTGTCGCGGCCCTGGCCCGGGTGGACCCCCTGGAGGGGGTCACCCTGGTTCATCTGCAAAGGGCCTACCGGGGTGTTTTGCTGCGCCTCGAGGAAGATCGGGAGGCTCGCGAACGGGTACATACAGTAAAGCGGTTGTCCATCACTTTGCGAGGGCAGCAACGCATCATTTTGCGCTGCCTGTACCAGGTAAAGGGAAAACTTACCTTCCGTTCCCTTCTCCGGCCCCAGCCCAGCCGTTTAGAGGTGGCCACTACCCTGGTGGCCCTCCTGGAGCTGGTGAGGCGGGGAAGGGTTTATCTCTACCAGCCCCAGGCTTTTGCCGAAATTGAAGTGTGGCGGAAGGAGTGA
- a CDS encoding DUF2953 domain-containing protein: protein MDPAKWSLLFGGLAGLCLLLLWPVKVEVSYHRREAEGGFLHLTLGLPWKSLSWKWCDISPSPWEILGEDPGLTDTKAREPFPVRSSGGRRPTTRSLLKRGTWLWWKLASVWGCFLGGTRCQSFRCIIEVGTGNPASTGVLAGVLWNLLGFFLQNLLRQTRGRFKPELDIIPHFGAVRWQAEFRCRLSFAAGRLILAGLKSALLLWRVARGIRRKAR, encoded by the coding sequence ATGGATCCCGCAAAGTGGAGCCTGTTGTTCGGGGGCCTGGCCGGCCTTTGTCTTCTGCTGTTGTGGCCCGTAAAGGTGGAGGTGTCCTATCACCGCCGGGAGGCAGAAGGGGGGTTCCTCCACCTTACCTTAGGCCTGCCCTGGAAAAGCCTTTCCTGGAAATGGTGCGACATCTCCCCTTCTCCGTGGGAGATCCTCGGGGAGGACCCGGGCTTAACGGATACTAAGGCCCGGGAGCCGTTTCCGGTCCGGAGCTCCGGCGGGCGGCGACCTACCACGCGGTCCTTGTTAAAGAGGGGCACCTGGCTGTGGTGGAAGTTGGCTTCTGTGTGGGGCTGTTTCTTGGGAGGCACCCGATGCCAAAGTTTCCGCTGTATAATCGAAGTCGGCACCGGCAATCCGGCTTCTACGGGTGTTCTTGCAGGCGTGTTGTGGAATCTTTTGGGATTTTTTCTGCAAAATCTTCTGCGGCAAACCCGCGGCCGGTTCAAGCCCGAACTGGACATCATCCCTCACTTCGGCGCTGTTCGGTGGCAGGCGGAGTTCCGTTGTCGGCTCTCCTTTGCTGCCGGTCGGCTAATCCTGGCGGGCCTCAAAAGCGCCTTGTTGCTGTGGAGGGTGGCAAGGGGGATTCGGCGGAAGGCCCGTTGA
- a CDS encoding Arc family DNA-binding protein codes for MGHKEKEKKQLLLRISASLWQELAAWVEDDFRSINAQIEYLLSECVKQNSQARSQATG; via the coding sequence ATGGGACACAAAGAAAAAGAGAAAAAACAACTCCTACTTCGGATATCCGCATCACTCTGGCAGGAGCTGGCCGCCTGGGTGGAGGATGATTTTCGGTCGATCAACGCGCAAATTGAATATCTGTTATCCGAGTGTGTAAAACAGAACTCACAAGCCAGAAGCCAGGCGACAGGATGA
- the ytfJ gene encoding GerW family sporulation protein, whose amino-acid sequence MSDHPIEALMKTAMESIKEMVDVNTVVGQPIETADGMVIVPVSRVTAGFAAGGSEYELGQEAKGGESKGLPFGGGSGAGVSVQPVGFLVVGRNQIRLLPVDGNAVVDRLIDLTPQVLERIQEIMGKNKKDAKKEERIVGRTETLLRPQ is encoded by the coding sequence TTGAGCGACCATCCCATTGAGGCCCTTATGAAGACGGCTATGGAGAGCATTAAAGAGATGGTGGATGTCAATACCGTGGTGGGTCAGCCCATCGAAACGGCCGACGGCATGGTAATCGTGCCTGTATCCCGGGTTACGGCGGGTTTTGCAGCCGGGGGTTCGGAATATGAATTGGGGCAGGAGGCTAAGGGTGGCGAAAGCAAAGGGCTACCCTTCGGCGGCGGCAGCGGAGCCGGTGTATCGGTTCAGCCGGTAGGCTTCCTGGTAGTGGGTAGAAACCAAATACGCTTGCTGCCGGTAGACGGCAATGCGGTAGTGGACCGGCTGATCGATTTAACTCCCCAGGTTTTGGAGCGTATCCAGGAAATTATGGGGAAGAACAAGAAGGATGCTAAGAAAGAAGAGCGGATAGTAGGTCGTACCGAAACCCTGCTGCGCCCTCAATAG
- a CDS encoding spore maturation protein yields the protein MTEVILEISRWAIPAVLFFIPTYSYLKGLRVYEVFVAGAEDGFRVAVKIIPFLVGMLVAIGVFRASGAMDLLARLLDPLLRMIGVPGEVLPLAILRPLSGGGALGVAAELISHYGPDSFIGRLSSVMQGSTDTTFYVLTVYFGSVGIRRYRYALALGLIADISSLLAAVAVCRMMFG from the coding sequence GTGACCGAAGTAATTCTTGAGATATCCCGTTGGGCCATCCCTGCAGTCCTGTTTTTTATCCCAACCTACAGCTACCTCAAGGGGCTTAGGGTGTACGAGGTTTTTGTTGCCGGCGCCGAAGACGGGTTCAGGGTAGCGGTTAAAATCATACCCTTCCTTGTGGGCATGCTGGTCGCCATAGGTGTTTTCCGGGCCTCGGGGGCCATGGACCTGTTGGCCCGCCTCCTGGACCCCCTTTTAAGAATGATAGGGGTGCCGGGAGAAGTCCTCCCCCTGGCCATCCTGCGCCCCCTTTCGGGAGGTGGGGCCCTGGGGGTGGCCGCGGAACTCATAAGCCACTATGGTCCCGATTCCTTCATCGGCCGGCTCTCCTCGGTAATGCAGGGAAGCACCGACACAACCTTTTACGTACTCACCGTCTACTTCGGCTCCGTGGGCATAAGGCGCTACCGCTATGCCCTGGCTTTGGGCTTGATAGCGGATATATCCAGCCTGCTGGCCGCCGTGGCCGTCTGCCGCATGATGTTTGGATAA
- a CDS encoding pseudouridine synthase — protein sequence MRLQKFLAQAGVASRRSAEDLIRAGRVKVNGNTVTAMGVKVEPGRDLVEVDGREVKWNGEKVYYLLYKPPGYVTTLYDPQGRPKVIDLLKGVKKRVFPVGRLDYDTEGLLLLTNDGELNLRLTHPRYGVTKTYRALVKGVPDRQALHKLATGVKLEDGMTAPAEVKLLRLGKDTSILELTLREGRKREVRRMCSAVGHPVLRLKRTKMAFLTLKGLRPGEYRPLTKREVERLYALTGLKRDDS from the coding sequence ATGCGCTTACAAAAATTTTTGGCCCAAGCAGGAGTAGCCTCCAGGCGTAGCGCAGAAGACCTCATCCGCGCCGGGAGGGTTAAGGTGAACGGCAATACAGTGACGGCCATGGGCGTAAAGGTAGAACCCGGGCGAGATTTGGTGGAAGTGGACGGCCGAGAGGTGAAGTGGAACGGAGAAAAAGTGTACTACCTGCTGTACAAGCCTCCGGGTTATGTTACTACTCTCTACGACCCCCAGGGAAGACCTAAAGTTATCGACCTGCTCAAGGGAGTAAAGAAAAGGGTATTTCCTGTGGGGCGCCTGGATTACGACACGGAAGGCCTGTTATTGTTGACCAACGACGGTGAACTGAACTTGAGGTTAACTCACCCGCGTTACGGGGTGACCAAAACCTACCGGGCTCTGGTGAAGGGCGTGCCCGACCGGCAGGCTTTACACAAGCTGGCTACAGGGGTAAAACTGGAGGACGGCATGACGGCTCCGGCGGAAGTTAAACTGTTGCGGTTGGGGAAAGATACCTCTATACTGGAACTAACCTTGCGGGAAGGGCGAAAACGGGAAGTGCGCCGCATGTGCTCGGCGGTGGGACACCCGGTTTTAAGGCTTAAGAGAACTAAGATGGCTTTTTTGACGTTGAAGGGGCTACGTCCGGGCGAATACCGGCCGCTTACGAAGAGGGAAGTGGAACGTCTCTATGCTCTGACGGGCCTAAAGAGGGACGACAGTTAA
- a CDS encoding D-alanyl-D-alanine carboxypeptidase family protein, whose product MLLSRIWHRKLCRAAAGLFLLLWLIFPLEASAGEPQIEATSAVLMDALTGQVLWSKNPHERLPQASTTKITTAIVALERGNLTDLVRASKKAAEVGEASIYLEEGETLTLEELIYALLLRSANDAAVAIAEHIGGTEEEFVNLMNAKAREIGAGNTHYANPHGLSAPGHYSSAYDLALIARYALQNPKFREIVATKEAVIPWPGKPWDRLLVNNNQLLWGYYEYPGADGVKTGYTREAGQVLVASATREGRQLIAVVMHSPNRYREASLLLDYGFEHFTRRVLMPAGKTVAMAPVSRGLRDTVPAVTAGQVVVAVPKDVPAEWQQDIEILPGLTAPLKQGDKVGTVVFRWQDHKVAVDLVAGRDIREQPWWLAFLQAFINIFHFPWVRLS is encoded by the coding sequence GTGCTTCTTAGTAGAATATGGCACCGCAAACTCTGTCGGGCAGCAGCCGGGCTCTTTTTGTTATTATGGCTGATCTTTCCCCTAGAGGCGTCGGCCGGGGAACCCCAGATTGAGGCCACAAGTGCGGTACTCATGGATGCCCTGACAGGACAAGTCCTGTGGAGCAAGAATCCCCATGAGAGGCTTCCCCAGGCCAGTACTACGAAAATCACCACCGCCATAGTTGCCCTGGAGCGCGGGAACCTCACCGACCTGGTGCGGGCCAGCAAGAAGGCGGCCGAAGTAGGGGAGGCGTCTATTTATCTGGAGGAAGGAGAAACCCTCACTCTGGAAGAGCTTATCTATGCCCTGCTACTGCGCTCGGCTAACGATGCGGCCGTAGCCATTGCCGAGCACATCGGCGGTACCGAAGAAGAGTTTGTAAACCTTATGAACGCCAAGGCCCGGGAAATAGGGGCCGGAAATACCCACTACGCCAATCCCCATGGCCTATCGGCACCCGGGCATTATTCTTCCGCCTATGACCTGGCTCTTATAGCGCGTTACGCCCTCCAAAACCCGAAATTCAGGGAGATAGTGGCTACGAAGGAGGCGGTCATTCCCTGGCCGGGAAAGCCCTGGGATCGCCTCTTGGTTAATAACAACCAGCTTTTGTGGGGCTACTATGAATATCCGGGAGCGGACGGAGTCAAAACGGGCTATACGCGGGAAGCAGGGCAGGTACTGGTGGCCTCGGCCACCCGCGAAGGCCGCCAGCTCATTGCTGTAGTCATGCATTCTCCCAATAGGTACCGGGAAGCAAGCCTGCTGCTGGACTACGGCTTTGAGCATTTTACCCGCCGGGTCCTTATGCCGGCCGGGAAAACAGTGGCCATGGCCCCAGTGAGCAGGGGTCTTAGAGACACTGTACCGGCCGTCACGGCCGGGCAGGTAGTGGTTGCCGTGCCCAAAGACGTGCCGGCTGAGTGGCAGCAGGACATTGAAATATTGCCGGGGCTAACGGCTCCCCTTAAGCAGGGGGACAAGGTAGGCACGGTGGTCTTTAGGTGGCAGGACCATAAGGTAGCGGTGGACTTGGTGGCCGGCCGGGATATACGGGAACAACCTTGGTGGCTGGCCTTTCTTCAGGCCTTCATTAACATCTTCCATTTTCCCTGGGTCCGGTTGAGCTAG
- the trpS gene encoding tryptophan--tRNA ligase: protein MARERILSGMRPTGRLHIGHLSVIENWVRLQEEHECYYFIADWHALTTAYDDPSELQENIRSMLVDWLSAGLNPERSTIFVQSHVKEHAELHLLFSMITPLSWLERVPTYKDQVQQLGQEGKDISTYGFLGYPLLQAADILIYRASAVPVGEDQLPHLEFCREVARRFNHLYKVPLFPEPKALLSRVALLPGIDGRKMSKSYRNDIPLGATPEEVREKVRLMITDPTRIHKSDPGHPEVCVVHTYHEIYNREEIEETRASCRAGAIGCVACKRRLADRVNEVLEPLRERRQRLLQRPELLQDILHAGAARAREVAGSTIAEVRAAMGV from the coding sequence ATGGCACGGGAAAGGATCTTGAGCGGTATGCGGCCTACGGGGAGGTTGCATATCGGGCACTTAAGCGTGATAGAGAATTGGGTGCGTCTGCAGGAAGAACATGAGTGCTACTATTTCATTGCCGACTGGCACGCTTTAACTACGGCTTACGACGATCCCTCGGAGCTGCAGGAGAATATCCGGTCGATGCTCGTGGATTGGCTGAGCGCGGGCTTGAATCCTGAACGCAGTACGATTTTTGTCCAGTCCCATGTGAAGGAGCATGCCGAACTCCACCTGCTCTTTTCCATGATCACCCCCCTTTCCTGGCTGGAGCGCGTGCCAACCTATAAGGATCAGGTGCAGCAGCTGGGCCAGGAGGGCAAGGATATATCGACCTACGGTTTCCTGGGCTATCCCCTCCTCCAGGCGGCCGATATTCTCATTTATAGGGCCAGCGCCGTACCGGTAGGAGAAGACCAGCTGCCCCACCTGGAGTTCTGCCGGGAGGTGGCCAGACGCTTTAACCATCTCTATAAGGTTCCCCTTTTTCCGGAACCGAAAGCCCTCCTGTCCAGGGTGGCCCTGCTGCCCGGGATTGACGGCCGCAAGATGAGCAAGAGTTACCGCAACGATATTCCCCTGGGGGCCACGCCGGAAGAGGTGCGGGAAAAGGTGCGCCTCATGATTACCGATCCCACCCGCATCCATAAGAGCGATCCGGGGCATCCGGAGGTATGCGTTGTTCATACCTACCACGAGATTTACAACCGGGAAGAAATAGAAGAAACCAGGGCCAGTTGCCGGGCAGGTGCCATCGGATGTGTAGCGTGCAAACGCCGCCTGGCGGACAGAGTCAATGAGGTCCTGGAACCTTTGCGGGAACGCCGCCAACGGCTTCTGCAACGGCCGGAGTTACTGCAAGATATTTTGCACGCCGGAGCGGCTAGGGCAAGGGAGGTAGCCGGTTCCACCATAGCCGAGGTGCGGGCTGCTATGGGGGTATAG
- the scpB gene encoding SMC-Scp complex subunit ScpB — protein MAETAGQDKRAALECLLFVAGGPVTASALARSLDLDEEEVENLVGELRELYERHGHGLQIRCIAGGYQMCTRPRYAEYVEKFLKPEVPALSRAALETLAIIAYRQPITKGEIERLRGVKVDGVLHTLLSRELIMEVGRKEVPGRPILYGTTSRFLEHFGLTSLKELPPLEEGQEGRMEVAATVPEEP, from the coding sequence TTGGCAGAAACCGCCGGTCAGGATAAAAGAGCCGCCTTGGAATGCCTCCTTTTCGTGGCCGGGGGGCCGGTCACCGCCTCTGCCCTAGCGCGCAGCCTGGACTTGGATGAGGAAGAAGTCGAGAACCTAGTCGGGGAATTACGGGAATTATATGAAAGGCACGGGCATGGCCTGCAGATCAGGTGCATAGCGGGGGGGTACCAAATGTGTACGCGGCCCCGGTATGCTGAATATGTCGAAAAATTTCTTAAGCCAGAAGTCCCGGCCCTTTCCCGCGCCGCCCTGGAAACCCTGGCCATTATCGCTTACCGCCAGCCTATTACTAAAGGGGAGATCGAGCGCCTGCGGGGTGTAAAGGTGGATGGAGTTCTGCACACCCTCTTGTCCAGGGAGCTCATAATGGAAGTGGGACGTAAAGAAGTACCCGGACGCCCTATACTCTACGGTACCACCTCCCGCTTTCTGGAACATTTCGGTTTGACCAGCCTGAAAGAACTCCCTCCTTTAGAAGAAGGGCAAGAGGGACGTATGGAGGTTGCGGCCACCGTTCCCGAAGAGCCGTAA
- the cobO gene encoding cob(I)yrinic acid a,c-diamide adenosyltransferase, whose product MAGLKCGLVQVYTGDGKGKTTAAFGLALRAAGRGLKVVIVQFLKTADYGEHKALARLTPEIQVKAFGRQGFVRRQGLQPEDYERAREALSFAGEVMLKREADILILDEINVALHFGLLSEEEVLALLETRPPEMELVLTGRGAPERIVAVADLVTEMRPLKHPYSKGVKARKGIEF is encoded by the coding sequence TTGGCAGGACTTAAATGTGGCCTGGTGCAGGTCTACACCGGCGATGGTAAAGGGAAGACAACGGCGGCCTTCGGTTTGGCCCTGCGGGCGGCCGGGCGCGGGTTAAAGGTGGTGATCGTACAATTTCTTAAGACCGCGGACTACGGTGAGCATAAGGCTTTGGCCCGGCTGACCCCGGAAATCCAGGTGAAGGCTTTTGGGCGTCAGGGCTTCGTCCGGCGCCAGGGACTCCAGCCGGAAGACTATGAAAGGGCCCGGGAGGCCCTCTCTTTTGCCGGGGAAGTCATGTTGAAGAGGGAAGCGGACATACTAATCCTGGATGAGATCAATGTGGCCCTCCATTTTGGCCTGCTGTCGGAGGAAGAGGTACTGGCACTCTTAGAGACGCGGCCGCCGGAAATGGAGCTAGTTTTGACCGGCCGTGGTGCGCCGGAAAGGATTGTGGCCGTAGCCGACCTGGTAACCGAAATGCGGCCCCTGAAACACCCGTATTCCAAGGGAGTTAAAGCGCGAAAGGGTATAGAGTTTTGA
- a CDS encoding methylated-DNA--[protein]-cysteine S-methyltransferase, whose amino-acid sequence MSTQPEPTVIYWERRPSPLGYLTVALSSKGVCRLSFPNEGPAEVQAALKVIFPGATIKENPGIAREVFRQLEEYFSGRRRTFEVSLDLRGTPFQLRVWEALRAIPYGATCSYGDIARGIGKPKAARAVGRAIGSNPVGIIVPCHRVIGASGDLRGFGGGLEVKERLLKLEGALDP is encoded by the coding sequence ATGTCAACTCAACCGGAACCAACCGTGATCTACTGGGAAAGGCGCCCTTCCCCCTTAGGTTACCTTACCGTAGCCTTAAGTTCCAAAGGTGTATGCCGACTGTCCTTTCCCAATGAAGGCCCGGCAGAGGTCCAGGCCGCCCTAAAAGTTATTTTCCCCGGGGCAACCATAAAAGAAAACCCAGGGATAGCCAGGGAAGTTTTCCGGCAGCTGGAAGAATATTTTTCCGGCCGGCGCCGCACCTTTGAAGTATCCTTGGATCTCAGGGGTACTCCTTTCCAGCTGAGGGTATGGGAGGCCCTCCGGGCCATACCCTACGGTGCTACCTGCAGTTACGGCGACATAGCGCGCGGTATAGGTAAACCTAAAGCTGCTCGAGCTGTGGGGAGGGCCATAGGGAGCAACCCCGTAGGCATCATCGTTCCCTGTCACCGGGTTATCGGAGCTAGCGGTGACCTGCGGGGCTTCGGAGGAGGGCTGGAGGTAAAAGAGAGGCTCTTAAAGCTGGAAGGTGCCCTGGATCCTTAG
- a CDS encoding nucleoside recognition domain-containing protein, protein MVNLIWLLMLVAGIAVAGVQGRIEAVTEAALGAAQMAVNLALELIGLMALWLGLLKIAEEAGLVGLLARALRPVTRYLFPEIPQDHPAIGAILMNLSANILGLGNAATPFGLKAMQELQRLNPSQEEATPAMCTFLGLNTGCITLIPATIIGIRAAAGSTDPTIVVGPTIIATGISMMAAVAGDRLFRRLYGRRG, encoded by the coding sequence ATGGTCAATCTGATCTGGCTCCTAATGCTAGTCGCCGGTATAGCCGTGGCTGGTGTCCAGGGCAGAATTGAAGCAGTGACGGAGGCGGCCCTGGGAGCTGCCCAGATGGCCGTGAACCTGGCCCTGGAGCTAATAGGGCTTATGGCCCTTTGGCTGGGCCTGTTAAAGATTGCGGAAGAAGCGGGACTGGTGGGGCTCTTGGCCCGTGCCCTGCGGCCCGTTACCCGCTACCTGTTCCCCGAAATTCCCCAGGACCACCCTGCCATCGGTGCTATCCTGATGAATTTGAGTGCCAACATTTTGGGGCTGGGCAACGCCGCCACCCCTTTTGGCTTAAAGGCCATGCAGGAACTCCAGCGGCTAAATCCTTCCCAGGAAGAAGCTACTCCGGCCATGTGCACCTTTCTGGGATTGAACACGGGCTGCATAACCCTCATACCGGCCACCATTATCGGTATCAGGGCCGCAGCCGGGTCAACCGATCCCACCATTGTTGTGGGTCCCACCATCATTGCCACCGGGATCAGCATGATGGCTGCCGTCGCCGGCGACCGCCTCTTCCGCCGCCTCTACGGTCGCCGGGGGTGA
- a CDS encoding site-2 protease family protein, with amino-acid sequence MFLNNIGDLLASIPAILLALTFHEYAHGKVAYLLGDPTPKYQGRLTLNPLAHLDILGTLLLLVAGFGWAKPVQVNPYYFQMDRRKGMMLVALAGPLMNLVLAYLAAVVLQVSVYRGLKEPFILTFLHLSVMYNVVLAVFNLLPLPPLDGSRVLAGLVSRQSAGYLYQLETAGPLILLLLVATGIVGKVMRPLVYLVLDFIQAVSRLSVI; translated from the coding sequence TTGTTTTTAAATAATATTGGAGACCTGTTGGCCAGCATCCCGGCCATACTACTGGCCCTCACCTTCCATGAGTATGCCCATGGGAAGGTGGCCTACCTCCTGGGGGACCCCACTCCCAAATACCAAGGCAGGTTAACCCTAAATCCCCTGGCCCACCTGGACATCCTGGGAACCCTCCTCCTTTTGGTGGCCGGTTTTGGGTGGGCCAAGCCGGTCCAAGTGAATCCTTATTATTTTCAAATGGACCGGCGCAAAGGCATGATGCTGGTGGCCCTGGCCGGGCCCTTGATGAATCTGGTCCTGGCCTACTTGGCGGCCGTTGTTTTGCAGGTGTCCGTTTACCGCGGACTAAAGGAACCCTTTATTTTGACTTTCCTCCATTTGAGCGTTATGTATAATGTAGTCCTGGCGGTTTTTAACTTGCTGCCCCTGCCTCCTCTGGACGGTTCCCGGGTCTTGGCCGGCCTTGTATCCCGCCAGAGCGCCGGTTACCTCTACCAGTTGGAAACCGCAGGTCCCTTGATACTGCTTTTGCTGGTCGCCACGGGCATTGTGGGGAAGGTCATGCGTCCCCTGGTGTACCTGGTCCTCGATTTTATTCAGGCGGTAAGCAGATTGAGCGTCATATAA
- the lysA gene encoding diaminopimelate decarboxylase yields the protein MEFHGTMRVNLRGHLEIGGCDVVDLAREFGTPLHIFDEDLLRQNCRRFHQAFVHKYGNAEVIYAGKAFLTVAVCRIIQQEGLGLDVVSGGELYTALKAGFPPDRIYFHGNNKSYAELIMALEAGVGRIVVDNFFELEVLARLAEERGQKVPVLLRLTPGIEAHTHEYIRTGQIDSKFGFTLPNGQAIAAVKKVKEMPGLEYKGLHCHIGSQIFDVEPYRHAAEVMMAFIEEIRNTTGLITEELDLGGGFGIVYVEGDNPPPIEAYAEAIMAGVCGEAERRGLKVPKVIVEPGRAIVGTAGSTAYTVGSIKEIPGVRKYVAVDGGMADNIRPALYGARYEAILANKAAAEATEVVSITGKCCESGDMLIWDVALPEVEPGDILLTPCTGAYGYAMASNYNRLGRPAAVLVREGQADLIIKRETYEDLLRYDVLPARLK from the coding sequence ATGGAGTTTCACGGAACTATGCGGGTCAACCTACGGGGCCACCTCGAGATAGGGGGGTGCGACGTAGTTGACCTGGCCCGGGAGTTTGGTACGCCGCTGCATATTTTTGACGAAGACCTCCTCCGTCAAAACTGTCGCAGGTTCCACCAGGCTTTCGTTCATAAGTATGGCAACGCCGAGGTAATTTATGCCGGCAAGGCCTTTCTGACCGTCGCCGTGTGCCGGATTATCCAACAAGAGGGTTTGGGTTTGGACGTAGTATCCGGAGGAGAGCTTTATACGGCCTTAAAGGCCGGATTTCCACCTGACCGCATTTATTTTCATGGCAATAATAAAAGCTATGCCGAACTTATAATGGCTTTGGAGGCAGGCGTGGGCCGGATAGTAGTGGATAACTTCTTCGAGTTAGAAGTCCTGGCCCGCCTGGCAGAAGAGCGGGGGCAGAAGGTTCCCGTCCTCCTGCGCCTCACTCCCGGCATTGAAGCCCACACCCATGAATATATTAGGACCGGCCAAATAGATTCCAAGTTCGGGTTTACCTTGCCCAACGGACAGGCCATAGCTGCCGTGAAAAAGGTGAAGGAGATGCCGGGGTTAGAATATAAAGGCCTGCACTGTCATATAGGTTCCCAGATCTTTGATGTGGAGCCCTACCGCCATGCTGCCGAAGTTATGATGGCGTTTATAGAGGAGATAAGGAACACCACCGGGCTCATAACAGAGGAACTGGACCTGGGCGGAGGGTTCGGCATCGTTTATGTGGAGGGCGACAATCCCCCGCCTATTGAGGCCTATGCTGAGGCCATTATGGCGGGAGTATGCGGGGAAGCCGAAAGGCGGGGGCTTAAGGTGCCGAAAGTTATTGTGGAACCGGGGCGGGCCATCGTGGGAACGGCCGGCAGCACAGCCTACACTGTGGGCTCCATCAAAGAAATCCCGGGCGTGCGGAAGTATGTGGCGGTGGACGGCGGGATGGCAGATAACATTCGCCCGGCCCTGTACGGGGCCCGCTACGAAGCCATCCTGGCCAATAAGGCGGCGGCCGAGGCTACCGAAGTGGTGTCCATTACAGGGAAGTGCTGCGAGTCGGGAGACATGCTCATATGGGATGTCGCCCTGCCGGAGGTGGAGCCGGGCGACATTCTGCTGACCCCTTGCACCGGCGCCTACGGTTATGCCATGGCCAGCAACTACAACCGTCTGGGTCGGCCGGCTGCAGTCCTGGTCAGGGAAGGTCAAGCGGACCTCATCATCAAAAGGGAGACCTATGAGGACTTGCTCCGGTATGACGTACTGCCGGCCAGGCTGAAATGA
- a CDS encoding cell wall hydrolase, which translates to MTDTTKHESPDKTSIIPATEEDVLLLARLIQAEAEAEPLEGMIAVGAVVVNRVRHPDFPNTIYEVIMQPGQFESVGNNRLASVKAPNRDAIKAAVKALEGVDPTNGALFFYNPQLTDNQWIKSKKVKMAFGNHLFVV; encoded by the coding sequence TTGACGGATACCACCAAACATGAGTCCCCTGATAAAACCTCTATTATCCCGGCGACTGAAGAAGATGTGTTATTGTTGGCCAGGTTAATTCAGGCGGAAGCGGAGGCAGAACCGCTGGAAGGCATGATTGCCGTCGGTGCCGTCGTGGTCAATCGTGTGCGCCACCCCGACTTTCCTAACACAATCTACGAGGTGATTATGCAACCTGGCCAGTTCGAATCGGTAGGCAATAATAGGCTGGCTAGTGTGAAGGCTCCCAATAGGGATGCCATTAAAGCTGCGGTAAAAGCCCTGGAGGGTGTTGACCCGACTAACGGCGCCCTCTTTTTCTATAACCCGCAGCTCACAGATAACCAGTGGATAAAAAGCAAAAAAGTTAAGATGGCTTTTGGCAATCACCTCTTTGTTGTTTAG